The DNA segment GATGATCGGCACCCATAGCGGGTTTTTGTTGGACATTCACCAATTGGGCAAGCGCATCGCCTGGCCGGCGGACTTGTCGGATGCATTGAAACATTCGCAGGCCGTGATCGGGTTTCGCGATTTGATGGTGCTGGCGGCCGGCATCACCGGCGGACCCTGGATCGGCTTCGGCGCCGGTCTCGCCGCGGGCGGCGAGCGTTACCTGTTAGGCGGTTTCGCCGGCGAGGCCAGCGCCGTGGCGACACTGCTGCAGGGCGTTTGGGCCGGGTTGGCGGTACGCTGGTGGCCGATCCTGGCCAAACGCTTGCGCGGTGCGGCGTTCATCGCCTTGATCGGTACTCTGATGCAAAAAGCGGTTTTGTTGGCGCTGGTGACGCCGATGGCCGACGCGCTGGCGCTGGTGGTGGAGACCGCGCTGCCGGTGGCGGTGGTCAATACCTTCGGCTTGTTGTCGTTCTTGTTTGTGATGCAGGATCTGGAGCGCGACCGCTTGGTCAATCAGGCCCGCCAAGCCGAACTGCGGGCCTTGAACGCGCAAATCGAACCGCATTTCATGAACAACACGTTGAATGCGATCAAGGCCTTGATTCGGCGCGATCCCGACGCCGCGGCGCAGTACGTCGTCAAGCTGGCACGGTTTCTGGACGACACCCGCACCAACACCGGCGCCAATTCGATCTCGCTGCAACAGGAAATTACCCAAGTCGAACGTTACCTGGATTTCCAGCGTCTGCGCTTTCCGGACGCGTTTCAATTCCAACGCAATATCTCGCCGCAACTGTTGCCGTGCCAATTGCCGCCGCGTTGCCTGCAAACCCTGGCCGAGAATGCACTGTTGCACGGGATGCAAGGCCAAAACCGGCCGTTGAAAATCGACATCATCGGCGTCGACCACGGCGCAACCCTGACCTTGCGGGTCAGCGATACCGGTTGCGGCATTGCTGACCCGCGCTTGAAAGAATTGGGCAACCGGCCGGTGGAATCCGCGGCCGGCAACGGTAGCGGCCTGTACCAACTGAAGCGCAGCCTGAAGCTGGCCTTTCCGCGCCAATCCTGTCTGGTCATCAATAGTTGGCCGGGTCACGGTACCGAAGTCGTTTTGACCATTCCGAAGAGGACCACAACATGGTAGCCAAACAACGCATATTGCTCGTCGACGACGAATATCTGGCCCGCGACGAACTGAAAGATATTTTGCGCCGCCGACATCCGGATTTCGAGCCGGTGGCCGAAGCGGCCGGCGCACGCGACGCCTGGGCGGCTTTGCAAGCCGACCGGAATATCAGTGGCGTGTTTTTGGATATCCACATTCAGACCGAAGGCGAGCGCGCCGGGCTGGATCTGGCTTACGCCATCAACAGTTTGCCGGACGCGCCGTGGATCGTCTTCATCACCGGTCATCCGCAGACCGCGGTGGAGGCGCACCGGCTGCATCCGGCCCATTATTTGTTGAAACCGCTGGACGATGCCAAGGTCGACGAAGCCTTGAACTGGATTCGGCGCCAGGCGGTGCAGACCGCAGTCGCTGGCGCAGCCTTGCCGCAGCGAATCAAAATCCGCCACCGCATCGTCAACCGCTTCGACGAGCGCGAAACCCATGTGGAATACGTCGATCCGCAGGAAATCGTATTTGTCGCCAAAAATAACGCCGCCAACAGTTTACGCATCCAGCTCAGTAACGGCACGGCTCTGGACGGCGTTTACGGCGCGCTAAAGGAGTGGGAGCACAAATACCCCGGACTGGGCTTGGTGCAGATTCACCGCAGCCACTTGGTGAATATCCGCCAGATCCGCAGCTTGCGGCCGCGGCCGGGCGAGAACGAAGTCTACAAGGTCGCGCTGAAGGATTCCGGGCACGAACTCGCGGTGGGTCCGGAATATCTGGACGCGTTACGCGAGAAAATGGATGCCGGGTCGGTTTATTGATCCGGTCCGGACGAAAGCTGACTTGACGCCCGTCGGATACAGTGCCCGGCTAGCGGCGATCGATACTGTTTTGGCCGGCCCGAATTCGGCGCCGGCTCAATCTGCTGCTATACGGGATAAGGTCGGGTTCTTGGCGCGTAGGCTATTTCGCCCATTCCAAACGCAATTCCTGTGGTTCCGGTCGGTGTCCGCCGATGATCCTAAGCAACGCATCGTTAAACCCTGGCCATATAGAATTCGTTAAACCTGTTGCCGCCGATGTTAAGCGAACCGATTCTTTCGCCCTCGATCGCGAACCCGAACTTTTGATACAGCGCCAGCGCCGCCTGGTTGTCGGTGCGCACGGTTAGTTCTATGCGTTCGATTCCGGCGGTATCGGCTTTGCCGATCACAGCTTCCAACAGCTTCGCGCCGGCGCCGTGCCGCCAATGCGACTTGACCACGCCGATCACCAGCGATGCCGTATGTGCGTTCCGCCGCTGTTGATTGCCCACCAGCACGCAAAAACCGATTATGTCGCCTACCGTTTCGGCGACGTACATGAAACGCCTCTCGCTTTGGGCAAACGCCGCGATGATCGCCTGTTGTTCGGACTCGGTGGTTTGGCGTTCGCCGGGTTCGAACAGCATGAAATCGGTTTCGGCATCAAGCTGGTTGAACAGGCGCAACAGGGTTGCGGCATCGGATATTAAGGCTTCTCGTATCTGCATCTGGGTTGGAGGCTGGGTTGCCTGGAGTGAGTGAAGGGAGCATTGGACGCTAGGTCAGCTTCCTGGTTCGAGAACCAGCTGGTAGTGCTCCACTGTTGGAAATGGGCTGTAAAAATGGTGTAGTAAGCTTGCCCATTCCCGATATTCGGGCGACGAACGAAAGCCGATGGTATGCGCTTCCAGGGTTTGCCAGTTCACCAACAGAAGATAGCGGCTCTCATTTTCCACGCAGCGTTGCAGTTGGTGCGAGATATAGCCCGGGCTATTGGCAATGATGGCCGATGCGAGCGCAAATGCCGCCTCGAAATCGGTCTCTTTGCCCGGAATAATATCGAGAATGGCCACTTCAAGCATACGAACTCCAAAAGCGAATCGCGGCGGTAAAGCGTTGGTACAGTG comes from the Methylomonas sp. EFPC3 genome and includes:
- a CDS encoding antibiotic biosynthesis monooxygenase; its protein translation is MLEVAILDIIPGKETDFEAAFALASAIIANSPGYISHQLQRCVENESRYLLLVNWQTLEAHTIGFRSSPEYREWASLLHHFYSPFPTVEHYQLVLEPGS
- a CDS encoding GNAT family N-acetyltransferase; this translates as MQIREALISDAATLLRLFNQLDAETDFMLFEPGERQTTESEQQAIIAAFAQSERRFMYVAETVGDIIGFCVLVGNQQRRNAHTASLVIGVVKSHWRHGAGAKLLEAVIGKADTAGIERIELTVRTDNQAALALYQKFGFAIEGERIGSLNIGGNRFNEFYMARV
- a CDS encoding LytS/YhcK type 5TM receptor domain-containing protein is translated as MHYPIANEMLFHWLDNTAQLSQRVCVVLIAAHVSIRIDWLRQALRGDSYLWRNRLVCSAFFGIFAMIGTHSGFLLDIHQLGKRIAWPADLSDALKHSQAVIGFRDLMVLAAGITGGPWIGFGAGLAAGGERYLLGGFAGEASAVATLLQGVWAGLAVRWWPILAKRLRGAAFIALIGTLMQKAVLLALVTPMADALALVVETALPVAVVNTFGLLSFLFVMQDLERDRLVNQARQAELRALNAQIEPHFMNNTLNAIKALIRRDPDAAAQYVVKLARFLDDTRTNTGANSISLQQEITQVERYLDFQRLRFPDAFQFQRNISPQLLPCQLPPRCLQTLAENALLHGMQGQNRPLKIDIIGVDHGATLTLRVSDTGCGIADPRLKELGNRPVESAAGNGSGLYQLKRSLKLAFPRQSCLVINSWPGHGTEVVLTIPKRTTTW
- a CDS encoding LytTR family DNA-binding domain-containing protein; the encoded protein is MVAKQRILLVDDEYLARDELKDILRRRHPDFEPVAEAAGARDAWAALQADRNISGVFLDIHIQTEGERAGLDLAYAINSLPDAPWIVFITGHPQTAVEAHRLHPAHYLLKPLDDAKVDEALNWIRRQAVQTAVAGAALPQRIKIRHRIVNRFDERETHVEYVDPQEIVFVAKNNAANSLRIQLSNGTALDGVYGALKEWEHKYPGLGLVQIHRSHLVNIRQIRSLRPRPGENEVYKVALKDSGHELAVGPEYLDALREKMDAGSVY